A part of Liolophura sinensis isolate JHLJ2023 chromosome 1, CUHK_Ljap_v2, whole genome shotgun sequence genomic DNA contains:
- the LOC135462051 gene encoding uncharacterized protein LOC135462051 isoform X1 — MASTGQTESTDTQESLLHDAARLGHTKKLKRILTKGISVDFPNTSGQSPLFSACYNGQLSAVLCLLKHGANPNERSVDGATPVHAACYSCNVKIVSKLLGSGGDLRLHDNLGRTPKDWIMLQSEPKKKYKMIEFIEKTRYFAMGGNSKESIKGSSSILDRASDHTSSVIRFVKGKIKRDTPSTQTSDARSVHSMGFGKVYLDSESWQGMISIVPLVGESSLRHDNSGFTFNNGSFMVMESMIWLDTDVTVKRLHRKPQDGGHVDLLINESEFMGKIHHPNVLLFMGICQTNNLDGLVLLYERISCGSLFHYLHDRFEGVSYTNFVQLLLQICGALVFIHRHNLIHCSVSSHAVNLITPTYAKLGNFEYMVECSPNLPQKKSLASTNTFPNAVYNWLAPELMEDQPPVMMSDMYGLCMVIYEVFEDKIPWEDCSAGFIKQKLVTEGYSISCKSHNIPKLFQAVLELGLQFEAKKRKLTFEQLQHLLVTLSRREDFTKAKSDCDPESPGLVAVSPVQGNAGPSTVTDQVSEEHYNTASQDDGQTQMVLSGQITIPDIHNVHCDRSANNSSSDFAQYDEPSCQGASDSCSHAEMCQTSTAKQSSASTSKALQLSSTSLKPYARSSFLQAHPSGSVDMYKDKDDTFHYSVCLSRKTSRVQLSPRNSTGSPSTLPRCKRPSFHGEIHRKMSSEKRHMLPSSLCSDQNMESLVNSKSGAEDCSQSTSHYTSMPSVSTFQQNESSSPSALYKAVSGINQPKQPVEIVRDIKAELAKSRERKAEANPFRTPTRSNTVSCNIKQSPPVLASYSNLRSSTYHVKPAIKPASHGSEAHMWENFPTSNINIPLSSPKHSPHASLKKPESTSPAQSEKGESPVNPEKSCDTRWFGGLGSVKNLVKKYQAETDLHQTKQAVLEGKLTSSPCHKQDHPSGMFRGTLLLCQTKVSVNKSGTPGKGPSEKQISPENLEEHKIDSHTCSASTSVAESDKCSIDSDDSGEILAWVKYHLERIKENMTHECPKSSQPTLPTASVSFPPNVDYKETSGLSKLSSEQDLQIEVLPNTGSFSNNKLEIEFSNTTTATSSGPIVAEDQPESSTTVLSSEKMPHEKPEPEEFYFDDVIQPSLLYAKHLKLQGTSSVPDNTSSIARTVQRGRTASEDRRKEMKQQSVSRVRAPGHNPDPAEDSVAKAQVGEPAPHAESNTAQIVETDHYGHTTILSVRSSGKLPGKHTITHTETDLKTGITETVSKGTVRAQKVVSQVYTE, encoded by the exons ATGGCGTCCACAGGACAAACGGAAAGCACTGACACCCAAGAATCTTTACTTCATGATGCGGCAAGGCTTGGTCACACGAAAAAGTTGAAAAGGATATTGACAAAAG gaatAAGTGTAGATTTTCCAAACACCTCTGGCCAGTCCCCTCTGTTTAGTGCATGCTATAATGGTCAGCTGTCTGCAGTTCTCTGTTTGCTGAAGCATGGAGCAAATCCAAACGA GAGATCAGTGGATGGTGCCACTCCAGTCCATGCAGCATGCTACAGCTGTAATGTGAAAATAGTAAGCAAGCTGTTGGGATCAGGTGGTGACTTGCGACTTCACGACAACCTTGGGAGGACACCTAAGGACTGGATAATGCTCCAGAGTGAACCAAAGAAGAAATATAAGATGATTGAGTTCATTGAGAAGACAAGATATTTTGCCATGGGTGGAAACAGTAAAGAATCCATCAAGGGTTCCTCTAGCATTCTAGACAG GGCATCAGACCATACCAGCTCTGTGATCCGATTTGTAAAGGGAAAAATTAAGCGAGACACACCCTCAACGCAGACTAGCGATGCAAGAAGTGTCCATAGCATGGGATTTGGAAAG GTGTATTTGGACAGTGAGTCTTGGCAAGGTATGATTTCTATTGTGCCACTGGTTGGAGAAAGCAGTCTTAGGCATGACAACAGCGGCTTCACCTTTAACAATGGGTCTTTCATGGTTATGGAAAG CATGATATGGCTGGACACTGATGTAACCGTGAAAAGACTTCACAGGAAACCACAAGATGGAGGACATGTGGACCTTCTTATCAATGAAAGTGAATTTATGGG AAAAATTCATCATCCAAATGTGTTATTATTCATGGGCATTTGTCAGACAAACAATCTGGATGGCTTGGTGCTCCTATATGAAAGGATTAGCTGTGGCTCTCTGTTTCATTACCTTCATGACCGG tttgaagGAGTGTCATATACAAACTTTGTTCAGTTGCTGCTGCAGATCTGTGGTGCTCTTGTTTTCATTCACCGACACAATCTGATACACTGCTCTGTATCATCTCATGCGGTCAACCTTATTACACCAACTTATGCAAAACTTGGGAACTTTGAATACATGGTGGAATG tTCACCGAATTTGCCCCAGAAGAAGAGCTTGGCCAGCACCAACACATTCCCCAACGCTGTATACAACTGGCTGGCCCCAGAATTAATGGAAGACCAGCCACCGGTGATGATGTCAGATATGTATGGCCTCTGTATGGTCATATATGAAGTGTTTGAAG ACAAGATACCCTGGGAAGACTGCAGTGCTGGTTTCATTAAGCAGAAACTTGTAACTGAAGGATATTCCATCTCATGTAAATCTCATAATATTCCAAAACTGTTCCAAGCTGTCCTAGAGTTGGGATTACAGTTTGAAGCCAAAAAACGCAAACTTACATTTGAGCAGCTGCAGCATTTACTGGTGACATTGTCTAGG AGAGAAGACTTCACCAAAGCCAAGTCAGACTGTGACCCTGAGAGTCCTGGCCTAGTAGCAGTTTCCCCTGTACAAGGAAACGCAGGGCCCAGCACTGTGACAGATCAAGTCTCAGAGGAACATTATAACACAGCTTCACAGGATGACGGGCAGACGCAGATGGTACTCTCAGGCCAGATCACCATACCTGATATCCACAATGTTCATTGTGATAGATCTGCCAATAACTCCTCATCAGATTTCGCACAGTATGATGAACCAAG ttgCCAGGGAGCATCGGACAGCTGTAGTCATGCAGAGATGTGCCAAACATCAACAGCAAAGCAATCTTCTGCCAGTACAAGCAAAGCGCTACAGCTATCCTCTACCAGCTTAAAGCCATATGCCAGGTCTTCTTTCCTCCAGGCTCATCCCAG TGGCAGTGTGGACATGTACAAGGATAAAGATGACACCTTTCACTACTCAGTGTGCCTGTCAAGAAAGACATCCCGGGTGCAGCTATCACCCCGAAACAGTACAGGGTCTCCTTCCACTCTGCCAAGATGCAAGAGGCCATCATTTCATGGGGAAATTCACAG AAAAATGTCATCTGAAAAAAGGCATATGTTACCCAGCTCACTCTGCAGTGATCAGAATATGGAAAGCTTGGTAAACAGTAAGTCAGGAGCTGAGGATTGTTCCCAGTCCACTTCACATTACACCTCTATGCCGTCTGTCAGCACATTTCAACAGAATGAAAGTTCAAGCCCTAGTGCTCTGTACAAAGCAGTGTCAGGCATAAATCAACCAAAGCAACCTGTGGAGATTGTCAGAGATATCAAAGCTGAGTTGGCAAAGTCAAGAGAAAGAAAAGCAGAGGCCAACCCATTCCGAACCCCAACACGTAGCAATACTGTCAG TTGTAATATAAAGCAGTCCCCACCTGTCCTAGCTAGTTACTCGAATCTGAGGTCAAGCACCTATCATGTCAAGCCAGCCATCAAGCCTGCTAGTCATGGTTCAGAGGCccacatgtgggaaaatttTCCCACTAGCAACATAAACATACCACTTTCATCGCCAAAACACAGCCCACATGCTTCCCTGAAAAAACCAGAAAGTACATCCCCAGCCCAAAG TGAAAAGGGGGAATCACCAGTAAACCCAGAAAAGTCATGTGATACACGTTGGTTCGGAGGATTGGGTAGTGTTAAAAATCTGGTGAAGAAATACCAGGCAGAAACTGATCTG CACCAGactaaacaagctgtattagAAGGTAAACTCACAAGCAGTCCGTGTCATAAG CAGGATCATCCAAGTGGCATGTTTAGGGGAACATTACTTCTGTGTCAAACCAAAGTTTCAG TAAATAAAAGTGGGACACCAGGAAAAGGACCATCAGAAAAACAGATTTCTCCTGAGAATCTGGAAGAACACAAGATTGACTCACACACATGTAGTGCAAGTACATCTGTTGCTGAATCTG ATAAATGCAGCATAGATAGCGACGATTCCGGTGAGATCTTAGCTTGGGTGAAGTATCACCTGGAAAGAATCAAGGAAAACATGACACATG AATGTCCAAAGAGCAGCCAACCAACGCTTCCTACGGCATCTGTTTCATTTCCACCTAATGTGGATTACAAGGAAACATCTGGGTTGAGCAAGCTGAGTTCTGAACAAGACCTGCAAATAGAAGTCCTTCCCAACACGGGCTCCTTTTCTAACAACAAATTAGAGATTGAATTTAGCAACACAACTACAGCAACATCAAGTGGACCAATAGTAGCTGAGGATCAACCAGAGTCATCAACAACAGTACTATCAAGTGAAAAG ATGCCACATGAGAAGCCCGAACCAGAAGAGTTCTACTTTGATGATGTTATCCAGCCTAGCTTGCTTTATGCTAAACACCTCAAATTACAAGGCACATCTTCTGTTCCTGACAACACAAGCAGTATTGCACGAACAGTCCAAAGAGGTAGAACAGCATCAGAAGATCGACGTAAGGAAATGAAACAGCAAAGTGTCAGCAGAGTTCGAGCCCCAG GGCATAATCCGGACCCTGCCGAGGATTCCGTAGCCAAAGCTCAGGTTGGTGAGCCAGCGCCTCATGCTGAATCCAATACAGCACAGATTGTGGAAACA GACCACTATGGCCATACTACCATTTTGTCAGTTCGCTCCAGTGGCAAGCTGCCTGGAAAACATACTATTACGCACACCGAGACAGACCTGAAAACAGGTATAACAGAAACTGTCAGCAAAGGTACTGTCCGTGCTCAGAAGGTTGTATCACAGGTGTATACAGAGTGA
- the LOC135462051 gene encoding uncharacterized protein LOC135462051 isoform X2 encodes MASTGQTESTDTQESLLHDAARLGHTKKLKRILTKGISVDFPNTSGQSPLFSACYNGQLSAVLCLLKHGANPNERSVDGATPVHAACYSCNVKIVSKLLGSGGDLRLHDNLGRTPKDWIMLQSEPKKKYKMIEFIEKTRYFAMGGNSKESIKGSSSILDRASDHTSSVIRFVKGKIKRDTPSTQTSDARSVHSMGFGKVYLDSESWQGMISIVPLVGESSLRHDNSGFTFNNGSFMVMESMIWLDTDVTVKRLHRKPQDGGHVDLLINESEFMGKIHHPNVLLFMGICQTNNLDGLVLLYERISCGSLFHYLHDRFEGVSYTNFVQLLLQICGALVFIHRHNLIHCSVSSHAVNLITPTYAKLGNFEYMVECSPNLPQKKSLASTNTFPNAVYNWLAPELMEDQPPVMMSDMYGLCMVIYEVFEDKIPWEDCSAGFIKQKLVTEGYSISCKSHNIPKLFQAVLELGLQFEAKKRKLTFEQLQHLLVTLSRREDFTKAKSDCDPESPGLVAVSPVQGNAGPSTVTDQVSEEHYNTASQDDGQTQMVLSGQITIPDIHNVHCDRSANNSSSDFAQYDEPSCQGASDSCSHAEMCQTSTAKQSSASTSKALQLSSTSLKPYARSSFLQAHPSGSVDMYKDKDDTFHYSVCLSRKTSRVQLSPRNSTGSPSTLPRCKRPSFHGEIHRKMSSEKRHMLPSSLCSDQNMESLVNSKSGAEDCSQSTSHYTSMPSVSTFQQNESSSPSALYKAVSGINQPKQPVEIVRDIKAELAKSRERKAEANPFRTPTRSNTVSCNIKQSPPVLASYSNLRSSTYHVKPAIKPASHGSEAHMWENFPTSNINIPLSSPKHSPHASLKKPESTSPAQSEKGESPVNPEKSCDTRWFGGLGSVKNLVKKYQAETDLHQTKQAVLEGKLTSSPCHKDHPSGMFRGTLLLCQTKVSVNKSGTPGKGPSEKQISPENLEEHKIDSHTCSASTSVAESDKCSIDSDDSGEILAWVKYHLERIKENMTHECPKSSQPTLPTASVSFPPNVDYKETSGLSKLSSEQDLQIEVLPNTGSFSNNKLEIEFSNTTTATSSGPIVAEDQPESSTTVLSSEKMPHEKPEPEEFYFDDVIQPSLLYAKHLKLQGTSSVPDNTSSIARTVQRGRTASEDRRKEMKQQSVSRVRAPGHNPDPAEDSVAKAQVGEPAPHAESNTAQIVETDHYGHTTILSVRSSGKLPGKHTITHTETDLKTGITETVSKGTVRAQKVVSQVYTE; translated from the exons ATGGCGTCCACAGGACAAACGGAAAGCACTGACACCCAAGAATCTTTACTTCATGATGCGGCAAGGCTTGGTCACACGAAAAAGTTGAAAAGGATATTGACAAAAG gaatAAGTGTAGATTTTCCAAACACCTCTGGCCAGTCCCCTCTGTTTAGTGCATGCTATAATGGTCAGCTGTCTGCAGTTCTCTGTTTGCTGAAGCATGGAGCAAATCCAAACGA GAGATCAGTGGATGGTGCCACTCCAGTCCATGCAGCATGCTACAGCTGTAATGTGAAAATAGTAAGCAAGCTGTTGGGATCAGGTGGTGACTTGCGACTTCACGACAACCTTGGGAGGACACCTAAGGACTGGATAATGCTCCAGAGTGAACCAAAGAAGAAATATAAGATGATTGAGTTCATTGAGAAGACAAGATATTTTGCCATGGGTGGAAACAGTAAAGAATCCATCAAGGGTTCCTCTAGCATTCTAGACAG GGCATCAGACCATACCAGCTCTGTGATCCGATTTGTAAAGGGAAAAATTAAGCGAGACACACCCTCAACGCAGACTAGCGATGCAAGAAGTGTCCATAGCATGGGATTTGGAAAG GTGTATTTGGACAGTGAGTCTTGGCAAGGTATGATTTCTATTGTGCCACTGGTTGGAGAAAGCAGTCTTAGGCATGACAACAGCGGCTTCACCTTTAACAATGGGTCTTTCATGGTTATGGAAAG CATGATATGGCTGGACACTGATGTAACCGTGAAAAGACTTCACAGGAAACCACAAGATGGAGGACATGTGGACCTTCTTATCAATGAAAGTGAATTTATGGG AAAAATTCATCATCCAAATGTGTTATTATTCATGGGCATTTGTCAGACAAACAATCTGGATGGCTTGGTGCTCCTATATGAAAGGATTAGCTGTGGCTCTCTGTTTCATTACCTTCATGACCGG tttgaagGAGTGTCATATACAAACTTTGTTCAGTTGCTGCTGCAGATCTGTGGTGCTCTTGTTTTCATTCACCGACACAATCTGATACACTGCTCTGTATCATCTCATGCGGTCAACCTTATTACACCAACTTATGCAAAACTTGGGAACTTTGAATACATGGTGGAATG tTCACCGAATTTGCCCCAGAAGAAGAGCTTGGCCAGCACCAACACATTCCCCAACGCTGTATACAACTGGCTGGCCCCAGAATTAATGGAAGACCAGCCACCGGTGATGATGTCAGATATGTATGGCCTCTGTATGGTCATATATGAAGTGTTTGAAG ACAAGATACCCTGGGAAGACTGCAGTGCTGGTTTCATTAAGCAGAAACTTGTAACTGAAGGATATTCCATCTCATGTAAATCTCATAATATTCCAAAACTGTTCCAAGCTGTCCTAGAGTTGGGATTACAGTTTGAAGCCAAAAAACGCAAACTTACATTTGAGCAGCTGCAGCATTTACTGGTGACATTGTCTAGG AGAGAAGACTTCACCAAAGCCAAGTCAGACTGTGACCCTGAGAGTCCTGGCCTAGTAGCAGTTTCCCCTGTACAAGGAAACGCAGGGCCCAGCACTGTGACAGATCAAGTCTCAGAGGAACATTATAACACAGCTTCACAGGATGACGGGCAGACGCAGATGGTACTCTCAGGCCAGATCACCATACCTGATATCCACAATGTTCATTGTGATAGATCTGCCAATAACTCCTCATCAGATTTCGCACAGTATGATGAACCAAG ttgCCAGGGAGCATCGGACAGCTGTAGTCATGCAGAGATGTGCCAAACATCAACAGCAAAGCAATCTTCTGCCAGTACAAGCAAAGCGCTACAGCTATCCTCTACCAGCTTAAAGCCATATGCCAGGTCTTCTTTCCTCCAGGCTCATCCCAG TGGCAGTGTGGACATGTACAAGGATAAAGATGACACCTTTCACTACTCAGTGTGCCTGTCAAGAAAGACATCCCGGGTGCAGCTATCACCCCGAAACAGTACAGGGTCTCCTTCCACTCTGCCAAGATGCAAGAGGCCATCATTTCATGGGGAAATTCACAG AAAAATGTCATCTGAAAAAAGGCATATGTTACCCAGCTCACTCTGCAGTGATCAGAATATGGAAAGCTTGGTAAACAGTAAGTCAGGAGCTGAGGATTGTTCCCAGTCCACTTCACATTACACCTCTATGCCGTCTGTCAGCACATTTCAACAGAATGAAAGTTCAAGCCCTAGTGCTCTGTACAAAGCAGTGTCAGGCATAAATCAACCAAAGCAACCTGTGGAGATTGTCAGAGATATCAAAGCTGAGTTGGCAAAGTCAAGAGAAAGAAAAGCAGAGGCCAACCCATTCCGAACCCCAACACGTAGCAATACTGTCAG TTGTAATATAAAGCAGTCCCCACCTGTCCTAGCTAGTTACTCGAATCTGAGGTCAAGCACCTATCATGTCAAGCCAGCCATCAAGCCTGCTAGTCATGGTTCAGAGGCccacatgtgggaaaatttTCCCACTAGCAACATAAACATACCACTTTCATCGCCAAAACACAGCCCACATGCTTCCCTGAAAAAACCAGAAAGTACATCCCCAGCCCAAAG TGAAAAGGGGGAATCACCAGTAAACCCAGAAAAGTCATGTGATACACGTTGGTTCGGAGGATTGGGTAGTGTTAAAAATCTGGTGAAGAAATACCAGGCAGAAACTGATCTG CACCAGactaaacaagctgtattagAAGGTAAACTCACAAGCAGTCCGTGTCATAAG GATCATCCAAGTGGCATGTTTAGGGGAACATTACTTCTGTGTCAAACCAAAGTTTCAG TAAATAAAAGTGGGACACCAGGAAAAGGACCATCAGAAAAACAGATTTCTCCTGAGAATCTGGAAGAACACAAGATTGACTCACACACATGTAGTGCAAGTACATCTGTTGCTGAATCTG ATAAATGCAGCATAGATAGCGACGATTCCGGTGAGATCTTAGCTTGGGTGAAGTATCACCTGGAAAGAATCAAGGAAAACATGACACATG AATGTCCAAAGAGCAGCCAACCAACGCTTCCTACGGCATCTGTTTCATTTCCACCTAATGTGGATTACAAGGAAACATCTGGGTTGAGCAAGCTGAGTTCTGAACAAGACCTGCAAATAGAAGTCCTTCCCAACACGGGCTCCTTTTCTAACAACAAATTAGAGATTGAATTTAGCAACACAACTACAGCAACATCAAGTGGACCAATAGTAGCTGAGGATCAACCAGAGTCATCAACAACAGTACTATCAAGTGAAAAG ATGCCACATGAGAAGCCCGAACCAGAAGAGTTCTACTTTGATGATGTTATCCAGCCTAGCTTGCTTTATGCTAAACACCTCAAATTACAAGGCACATCTTCTGTTCCTGACAACACAAGCAGTATTGCACGAACAGTCCAAAGAGGTAGAACAGCATCAGAAGATCGACGTAAGGAAATGAAACAGCAAAGTGTCAGCAGAGTTCGAGCCCCAG GGCATAATCCGGACCCTGCCGAGGATTCCGTAGCCAAAGCTCAGGTTGGTGAGCCAGCGCCTCATGCTGAATCCAATACAGCACAGATTGTGGAAACA GACCACTATGGCCATACTACCATTTTGTCAGTTCGCTCCAGTGGCAAGCTGCCTGGAAAACATACTATTACGCACACCGAGACAGACCTGAAAACAGGTATAACAGAAACTGTCAGCAAAGGTACTGTCCGTGCTCAGAAGGTTGTATCACAGGTGTATACAGAGTGA